In one window of Motacilla alba alba isolate MOTALB_02 unplaced genomic scaffold, Motacilla_alba_V1.0_pri HiC_scaffold_28, whole genome shotgun sequence DNA:
- the LOC119696353 gene encoding olfactory receptor 14I1-like has product MSNSSSISHFLLLALADTRQLQLLHFCLLLGISLAALLGNGLIISAVACGQHLHTPMFFFLLNLALTDLGSICTTVPKAMHNSLWDTSTISYTGCVAQLFFLLLFIGAEFPLLTIMSYDRYVSICKPLHYRTLLGSRACAHMAAAAWASAFLYSLLHTANTFSLPLCHGNALGQFFCEIPQILKLSCSKSHLRQLGLLAVSACLVFGCFVFIVFSYVQIFRVVLRIPSEQGRHKAFSTCLPHLAVVSLFLSTGAFAYLKPPSISSPSLDLVVSLLYSVVPPAMNPLIYSLRNQELKAAVWTLMTAWFQEH; this is encoded by the coding sequence atgtccaacagcagctccatcagccacttcctcctgctggcattggcagacacacggcagctgcagctgctgcacttctgcctcttgctgggcatctccctggctgccctcctgggcaacggcctcatcatcagcgccgtagcctgcggccagcacctgcacacgcccatgttcttcttcctgctcaacctggccctcactgacctgggctccatctgcaccactgtccccaaagccatgcacaattccctctgggacaccagcaccATCTCCTACACAGGATGTGTTGCACAGCTCTTTTTCTTACTGCTCTTCATTGGAGCTGAGTTTCCCCTCCTGACCATCATGAGCtacgaccgctacgtgtccatctgcaaacctCTGCACTACaggaccctcctgggcagcagagcttgtgcccacatggcagcagctgcctgggccagtgcctttctctattcactgctgcacacagccaatacattttccctgcccctgtgccatggcaatgccctgggccagttcttctgtgaaatccctcagatcctcaagctctcctgctcaaAATCCCACCTCCGGCAACTTGGACTTCTTGCTGTTAGTGCCTGTTTGgtatttggttgttttgtgttcatagttttctcctatgtgcagatcttcagggtcgtgctgaggatcccctctgagcagggacggcacaaagccttttccacctgcctccctcacctggccgtGGTCTCTCTGTTCCTCAGCACTGGCGCATTTGCCTACCTGAAGCccccctccatctcctccccatccctggatctggTGGTGTCACTTCTGTACTCAGTTGTGCCTCCAGCCatgaaccccctcatctacagcctgaggaaccaggagctcaaggctgcagtgtggacacTGATGACTGCATGGTTTCAGGAACATTAA